One region of Chlorobiota bacterium genomic DNA includes:
- a CDS encoding dipeptidase, with the protein MLIFDGHNDLLSRLYAIGDRDGTSVFRRNTEGHLDLPRMEEGGFGGGFFAVWLPPQGKGSGFQPVPGGGYLMPLPPPLDLPTSQRLAMAMSATLFKIEAASNGKVKVVRSAAEVRQCLAAGVVAAILHFEGAEAIDTDLEALHVFYQAGLRSLGIVWSRPNAFGHGVPIAFPATPDTGPGLTDAGKRLVRECNRLGVMIDLSHLNERGFRDVAALTDAPLVATHSNAWALCKSARNLTDYQLDAIRDSDGMVGLNFATIFLRSDGGQTTDTPIATMIRHLDYLVERLGPTRVGFGSDFDGAAMPQQIGDVAGLPKLIHALRQHGYDDATIQQLAHENWARVIGLTMKQQPAAARQPASEFTKH; encoded by the coding sequence ATGCTCATTTTCGACGGACACAACGATCTTCTTTCCCGGCTGTATGCCATTGGCGACCGCGACGGAACCAGCGTGTTCCGGCGGAACACCGAAGGCCATTTGGACCTGCCACGAATGGAGGAAGGGGGATTTGGCGGCGGGTTCTTCGCGGTGTGGCTTCCTCCGCAGGGGAAAGGGAGCGGGTTCCAGCCCGTTCCTGGCGGTGGGTATCTGATGCCGCTTCCTCCGCCGTTGGATTTGCCAACCTCGCAGCGGCTTGCAATGGCGATGTCGGCAACGTTGTTCAAGATTGAGGCGGCTTCCAACGGGAAGGTGAAGGTGGTCCGCTCGGCAGCGGAGGTTCGCCAGTGCTTGGCGGCGGGCGTTGTGGCGGCAATCCTCCACTTTGAAGGTGCCGAGGCGATTGACACCGATCTGGAGGCGTTGCACGTTTTCTACCAAGCGGGTTTGCGTTCGTTGGGAATTGTCTGGAGCCGTCCGAATGCGTTTGGGCATGGCGTTCCAATCGCCTTCCCCGCCACGCCCGACACCGGCCCGGGGCTGACCGACGCGGGGAAGCGGCTGGTGCGCGAGTGCAATCGGCTTGGGGTGATGATTGACCTTTCCCACCTGAACGAGCGGGGATTCCGCGACGTGGCCGCGCTGACCGACGCGCCGTTGGTTGCCACCCACTCGAACGCCTGGGCGTTGTGCAAATCGGCGCGAAATCTTACCGATTACCAGCTGGACGCCATCCGCGACAGCGATGGGATGGTGGGGCTGAACTTCGCCACCATCTTCCTGCGAAGCGACGGCGGGCAAACCACCGACACGCCGATTGCAACGATGATCCGCCACCTTGATTATTTGGTGGAGCGGCTTGGCCCAACGCGTGTTGGCTTCGGCAGCGATTTCGACGGAGCCGCCATGCCGCAACAAATTGGCGACGTGGCTGGGCTTCCCAAACTGATCCACGCGCTTCGCCAGCACGGCTACGACGATGCCACAATCCAACAACTTGCCCACGAAAATTGGGCGCGGGTGATTGGGCTAACGATGAAGCAGCAACCAGCTGCGGCCCGGCAGCCGGCAAGTGAGTTCACCAAGCACTGA
- a CDS encoding carboxymuconolactone decarboxylase family protein codes for MPTYYESNDLARFADVGTHQRALMDKFFEYYGMATGTDGALTKREKQLIGLAVAHTIQCPYCIDAYTTGCLESGADPEQMTEALHVAAAVRGGASLVHGVQMLNGLEKVGA; via the coding sequence ATGCCCACCTACTACGAATCGAACGACCTTGCCCGCTTTGCCGATGTTGGAACCCACCAGCGCGCACTGATGGATAAATTTTTTGAGTACTACGGAATGGCCACCGGAACCGACGGCGCGTTGACCAAACGGGAAAAGCAGCTGATTGGCCTTGCCGTTGCCCACACCATCCAATGCCCGTACTGCATTGATGCCTACACCACCGGATGCCTTGAATCAGGGGCGGACCCGGAGCAGATGACCGAGGCACTTCACGTTGCCGCTGCCGTCCGCGGGGGGGCCTCGCTGGTCCACGGCGTGCAGATGCTGAATGGATTGGAGAAGGTGGGAGCCTGA
- a CDS encoding radical SAM protein, with protein MPQSFDHIESIYWVFTQLCNDQCDHCYNNSGPRGERMSLQECLAVVGNLPARADRVILSGGEPLAERAILYAILDALRAKYGPATQIMLQTNGDLLTGAILDELLARGVTRIDIASIDRYHKHAGTRRQLLQELFNSRGMSGDDLDPLVEKETYLKQGSASYGFWGATEEMWLGGNWARGRAMEKGNWLRDHTHNFCAILSGGRGFLGGTELPQEISIQLWKINPCCPGTLHPMGDARTEKVADVLRRVAGSDVFQAINQGDPYGMGQSIGISRAEAMDAGAALGNICLWCDHFFQHHFDAQELRPRDGTTGQFPLPVLQPLPPSNTAINNTP; from the coding sequence ATGCCGCAATCGTTTGATCATATCGAATCCATCTACTGGGTCTTCACGCAGCTTTGCAACGACCAGTGCGACCACTGCTACAACAACTCCGGCCCACGCGGCGAACGGATGAGCTTGCAGGAATGTTTGGCCGTTGTTGGCAACCTTCCGGCCCGTGCCGATCGGGTGATCCTTTCCGGGGGCGAGCCGCTTGCCGAGCGGGCAATCCTTTACGCAATCTTGGACGCGCTGCGGGCGAAGTACGGCCCAGCAACGCAGATCATGCTGCAAACCAACGGCGACCTTCTTACCGGGGCAATCCTTGATGAACTGCTTGCCCGCGGCGTCACCCGCATTGACATTGCCAGCATTGACCGCTACCACAAACACGCCGGCACACGCCGCCAACTGTTGCAGGAACTGTTCAACTCCCGAGGGATGAGCGGCGACGACCTGGACCCACTAGTTGAAAAAGAGACCTACCTGAAACAAGGCTCCGCCAGCTACGGTTTCTGGGGGGCAACGGAGGAGATGTGGTTGGGGGGAAACTGGGCACGCGGGCGAGCAATGGAGAAAGGGAATTGGCTGCGGGATCACACCCATAATTTCTGCGCAATCCTTTCCGGCGGGCGGGGGTTTCTGGGGGGGACAGAGCTGCCGCAAGAAATCTCCATCCAACTCTGGAAGATCAACCCTTGCTGCCCGGGAACGCTCCACCCGATGGGGGATGCGCGGACCGAGAAGGTGGCCGATGTGCTGCGGCGGGTTGCCGGGTCGGACGTGTTCCAAGCGATCAATCAGGGGGACCCTTACGGCATGGGCCAGTCCATCGGCATCAGCCGCGCGGAGGCGATGGACGCTGGAGCCGCGCTTGGCAATATCTGCCTGTGGTGCGACCACTTCTTCCAGCATCACTTCGACGCTCAGGAGCTTCGCCCACGCGACGGCACCACCGGCCAGTTTCCGCTTCCGGTGTTGCAGCCGTTGCCCCCTTCCAACACCGCAATCAACAACACGCCGTAA
- a CDS encoding ABC transporter ATP-binding protein has product MVLTAQEISKRYGQQVVLQGVGLSVAERQTLSVLGRSGCGKTTLLKIIAGLIPPDGGTVRLHGTEISRKPAEQRNVVYLYQEPLLFPHLTVFENVAFGLRIRHLPASEIASRTNQMLAHLGLEAHGKKLPHQLSGGQKQRVAFGRAIIIAPDVLLLDEPFSSLDPETRASMQQLMKQLIHQYGIASLFVTHDLKEAILMGDSIGYMAEGRLETFATRQEFINHPIYGAREEIAFWEALSQQTSTEGYAAIV; this is encoded by the coding sequence ATGGTATTAACCGCTCAAGAGATATCGAAACGCTACGGCCAGCAGGTGGTGCTGCAAGGGGTGGGGCTATCGGTGGCCGAACGCCAGACGCTGAGCGTGCTGGGCCGCTCGGGCTGCGGCAAAACCACGCTGCTGAAAATCATTGCCGGATTGATCCCTCCCGATGGCGGAACGGTGCGGCTGCATGGGACCGAAATCAGCCGGAAGCCAGCCGAACAACGGAACGTGGTCTATCTCTACCAGGAACCGTTGCTCTTCCCGCATCTGACGGTTTTTGAGAACGTGGCCTTTGGGCTGCGGATACGCCACCTTCCAGCCAGCGAAATTGCCAGCCGAACCAATCAGATGTTGGCGCATCTGGGGCTGGAAGCTCATGGAAAAAAGCTGCCGCACCAATTAAGCGGCGGCCAGAAACAGCGGGTTGCTTTTGGCCGGGCAATCATCATCGCGCCCGACGTGCTTCTGCTGGACGAACCATTCAGCAGCCTGGATCCGGAGACGCGCGCATCCATGCAGCAACTGATGAAACAGTTGATCCACCAGTACGGAATCGCCTCGCTGTTTGTCACCCACGACCTGAAGGAGGCAATCTTGATGGGCGATAGCATCGGATATATGGCCGAAGGGAGGCTGGAAACGTTTGCCACCCGGCAAGAGTTCATCAACCACCCTATCTACGGCGCGCGGGAGGAGATCGCCTTCTGGGAAGCACTCAGCCAGCAGACATCAACTGAAGGATATGCCGCAATCGTTTGA
- a CDS encoding ABC transporter permease subunit, which translates to MSNRRNPFLTIVAAATGLVFAAPIAYLLLLSVAEQWTFPHLFPPRLSLGLWGTIWEREQGLVQSLLVSIIISVVVAVGSTAVGFLAARYVSYHRWRRGLLFLSYIPFAMSPVVLGACVHVIFLRLGLVGSGVGVIIAQMIFALGFAVIFFVSFWNAERKALEEAARMLGATTLQTYRRVLLPVSRQALLLCFLQTFLFSWFQYGLTLLIGGGKVQTLPMVVYLYTGEANIYYAAGASILLMVPPLAMLWGNRKIALRVG; encoded by the coding sequence ATGAGCAATCGGCGCAACCCTTTTTTGACGATTGTTGCGGCGGCCACCGGGCTGGTGTTCGCCGCCCCCATTGCATACTTGCTTCTGCTCTCCGTTGCCGAGCAATGGACCTTCCCGCATCTGTTTCCGCCCCGCTTGTCGCTGGGGTTGTGGGGAACCATCTGGGAGCGGGAGCAGGGGTTGGTCCAAAGCCTTCTGGTCTCGATAATAATTTCGGTGGTGGTGGCGGTTGGGTCCACGGCGGTGGGGTTTCTGGCGGCGCGGTACGTCAGCTACCACCGGTGGCGGCGGGGGTTGCTTTTTTTGTCGTACATCCCGTTTGCCATGTCGCCGGTGGTGTTGGGGGCTTGCGTCCATGTGATCTTCCTTCGGTTGGGACTGGTGGGAAGCGGCGTTGGTGTCATCATCGCCCAGATGATCTTTGCGTTGGGCTTTGCTGTCATCTTCTTCGTCAGCTTCTGGAATGCCGAGCGGAAAGCCCTAGAGGAAGCGGCGCGGATGCTGGGCGCAACCACCTTGCAGACCTACCGCCGGGTGCTCCTTCCGGTCTCGCGCCAGGCGTTGCTGCTCTGCTTTTTGCAGACGTTCCTCTTCTCCTGGTTTCAATACGGGCTTACGCTGCTTATTGGCGGGGGGAAGGTGCAGACGCTTCCGATGGTGGTCTATCTGTACACCGGCGAAGCCAACATCTACTACGCCGCAGGGGCCAGCATTTTGCTGATGGTTCCGCCGCTGGCGATGCTGTGGGGGAACCGAAAAATCGCCCTACGGGTTGGATAA
- a CDS encoding ABC transporter permease subunit: MSSRSNLDRLGFLLFVLVAIVPMAAGLAYALGYSLGLSGLLSQGFTLQYWGRPFQEGNQIFESFAFSLGVAVVATAITLGAALLLVLTVRRSLTAGWLAHLSTIPLALPGTVLAFVVLQWFSGSGVAARIAYALGLLQTPAQFPGIVNDQYGVGIIIAQVMVGVPFFALLLAQLWHSQRISQLMELAQTIGATRRQRAARVAVPILLHRAFPTVMLHLVAVIGVYEVPLLLGTQSPQMISVLTMRNYAMFDLQQKPEAFICAILYTILSLLLIALAWRRMDHPAAQ; the protein is encoded by the coding sequence TGTGCTGGTGGCGATTGTTCCAATGGCTGCCGGTTTGGCATATGCCCTGGGCTACAGTCTGGGGCTTTCGGGGCTGTTGTCGCAGGGGTTCACGTTGCAGTATTGGGGCCGGCCATTCCAGGAAGGGAACCAAATTTTTGAATCGTTCGCTTTCAGCCTTGGGGTGGCGGTGGTGGCAACGGCCATCACGCTGGGCGCGGCGTTGCTGCTGGTCCTGACGGTTCGGCGTTCGCTTACGGCGGGGTGGTTGGCGCATCTCTCCACCATTCCGCTGGCGTTGCCCGGAACGGTGCTGGCGTTTGTTGTGCTGCAATGGTTTTCGGGGTCGGGGGTGGCGGCGCGGATTGCGTACGCGCTGGGCTTGCTGCAAACCCCAGCGCAGTTTCCGGGAATCGTGAACGACCAGTACGGCGTTGGGATCATCATTGCACAGGTGATGGTTGGCGTTCCATTTTTTGCGCTGCTGCTGGCGCAGCTGTGGCACAGCCAGCGGATAAGCCAGCTGATGGAGTTGGCCCAAACAATCGGCGCAACCCGCCGCCAGCGGGCGGCGCGGGTGGCGGTCCCGATTCTGCTGCACCGCGCTTTCCCCACCGTGATGCTCCATTTGGTGGCGGTGATTGGCGTGTACGAAGTCCCGCTTCTGCTGGGCACGCAATCCCCCCAAATGATCTCGGTCCTGACCATGCGGAACTACGCGATGTTCGACCTTCAGCAAAAACCGGAAGCGTTTATCTGCGCTATCCTGTACACCATTCTTTCGCTGCTGCTGATTGCCCTTGCGTGGCGCAGAATGGACCATCCGGCAGCGCAATGA